In a genomic window of Streptomyces koelreuteriae:
- a CDS encoding excalibur calcium-binding domain-containing protein, whose product MTNPYVNPHNGPYPAPPTPRPGRPAPRWARKRYVLPALGLALFIGAGIGAGGGETTTDAKPAAAKPQPTVTVTATATTTATPAAKKPEPAPTVTATKTVRATTTVTARPASGGGSHDSGSGGSGSGSGSGSGGTDVYYANCSAVRAAGAAPISRGEPGYASHLDRDNDGVACDT is encoded by the coding sequence ATGACCAATCCGTACGTCAATCCGCACAACGGCCCGTATCCCGCACCGCCCACGCCGCGGCCCGGCCGCCCGGCGCCCCGCTGGGCCAGGAAGCGCTACGTGCTGCCCGCCCTCGGGCTGGCCCTGTTCATAGGCGCGGGCATCGGCGCGGGCGGCGGGGAGACCACCACCGACGCGAAGCCCGCGGCCGCCAAGCCGCAGCCGACCGTCACGGTCACCGCGACGGCCACGACCACCGCCACACCGGCCGCGAAGAAGCCGGAACCCGCGCCCACGGTCACCGCCACCAAGACCGTCCGGGCCACCACCACGGTCACCGCCCGGCCGGCGTCGGGCGGCGGCTCCCACGACAGCGGCTCGGGCGGCAGCGGCTCCGGCTCCGGCTCCGGCTCCGGCGGCACGGACGTCTACTACGCCAACTGCAGCGCCGTCCGGGCCGCCGGTGCCGCCCCCATCAGCCGTGGTGAGCCGGGGTACGCCTCCCACCTGGACCGTGACAACGACGGGGTCGCCTGCGACACGTGA
- a CDS encoding erythromycin esterase family protein, translated as MSCLRPWTFVVLAVSLLVPTPAATAAEDPVVPALERAASPLRTAEPGGDVGDLRPVGRAVGDAVVVGMGEAAHGSHEFLAVKDRVFRYLVESRGFRTFALETAWSTGVRLDDYVVHGKGDPERIMREDFQYTYVLNNTAENLALVRWMRAYNRRHPQDPVRFMGDDWGYTGPELYDRVTAYVGRVRPDLAPRFEELYRGLRPTVPSGEYQKAYLARPLAERQDMASRTGRALDLLESLAPRGAVAPREFAEVSRHATVIDQTATGYGFDFADPRQVAEAMRWRDEVMADNVVWWREHTGHRILLAGHNNHIGYEPEDPKVLPRTQGAFLRDRLGSRYASVGLTFGQGSFRATDPEEVHMLTHTVGPPRTGSNEHTLDRVRYDRYVLDLRTAPGAARSWLAVARPTRSVGTAYPEERNWFDLALGRCFDVLIHQDRVRDVDLLS; from the coding sequence ATGTCGTGCCTGCGTCCATGGACCTTCGTCGTTCTCGCGGTGTCGCTCCTCGTGCCGACTCCCGCGGCCACCGCTGCCGAGGACCCCGTGGTGCCGGCTCTGGAGCGGGCCGCGAGCCCTCTGCGTACCGCCGAGCCCGGCGGGGACGTCGGTGACCTCCGGCCGGTCGGCAGGGCGGTCGGGGACGCGGTCGTGGTGGGGATGGGGGAGGCGGCGCACGGGTCGCACGAGTTTCTCGCGGTCAAGGACCGCGTCTTCCGGTATCTGGTGGAGAGCCGGGGCTTTCGGACCTTCGCGCTGGAGACGGCCTGGAGCACCGGGGTGCGCCTCGACGACTACGTGGTGCACGGCAAGGGGGACCCCGAGCGCATCATGCGGGAGGACTTCCAGTACACGTACGTGCTGAACAACACCGCCGAGAACCTGGCACTGGTGCGGTGGATGCGGGCGTACAACCGCCGGCATCCGCAGGACCCGGTGCGGTTCATGGGTGACGACTGGGGCTACACGGGGCCCGAGCTGTACGACCGGGTGACGGCCTACGTGGGACGGGTCCGGCCGGATCTCGCACCGCGGTTCGAGGAGCTCTACCGGGGGCTGCGCCCGACCGTCCCCTCCGGCGAGTACCAGAAGGCGTATCTCGCCCGCCCGCTCGCCGAACGGCAGGACATGGCCTCCCGGACCGGACGCGCCCTGGACCTGCTGGAGTCACTGGCCCCGCGCGGAGCGGTCGCGCCGCGAGAGTTCGCCGAGGTGTCGCGGCACGCCACGGTGATCGACCAGACGGCCACCGGCTACGGCTTCGACTTCGCGGATCCGCGGCAGGTCGCCGAGGCCATGCGGTGGCGGGACGAGGTGATGGCGGACAACGTCGTCTGGTGGCGCGAGCACACCGGGCACCGGATCCTGCTGGCGGGCCACAACAACCACATCGGCTACGAACCGGAGGACCCGAAGGTCCTGCCCAGGACGCAGGGGGCGTTCCTGCGCGACCGGCTCGGCAGCCGCTATGCGAGCGTCGGACTCACCTTCGGCCAGGGCTCGTTCAGGGCCACCGACCCGGAGGAGGTGCACATGCTCACCCACACGGTCGGCCCGCCGCGGACCGGCAGCAACGAGCACACGCTGGACCGGGTGCGGTACGACCGCTACGTCCTGGACCTGCGGACCGCCCCGGGAGCGGCCCGCTCCTGGCTCGCCGTGGCCCGGCCCACGCGCAGTGTCGGTACCGCCTACCCGGAGGAGCGGAACTGGTTCGACCTCGCGCTGGGCCGCTGCTTCGACGTGCTGATCCATCAGGACCGGGTGCGGGACGTGGACCTGCTGTCCTGA
- a CDS encoding NUDIX hydrolase has translation MDTTVPSPDAQPVLPRDEWVKTLPQTIVASCVLLLDAEDRILLLRYAGHQPAAGLWGLPGGMLDHGEDPLGAALRELYEETGIVLDLDPRLIGYDHRADVNGTGPVIDFYFHGGRLPAELSLTRSTEHDDDGLFALADLESTPLTNQPETLTALHTAALTGTAVCLREGLPQ, from the coding sequence GTGGACACGACCGTGCCCTCCCCCGACGCCCAGCCCGTGCTGCCGCGCGACGAGTGGGTCAAGACACTGCCGCAGACCATCGTCGCGTCCTGCGTCCTGCTCCTCGACGCCGAGGACCGCATCCTGCTGCTGCGCTACGCCGGGCACCAGCCCGCTGCCGGGCTCTGGGGGCTGCCGGGCGGCATGCTCGACCACGGAGAGGACCCCCTCGGTGCCGCGCTCCGGGAGCTGTACGAGGAGACCGGAATCGTCCTCGACCTGGACCCCCGGCTCATCGGCTACGACCACCGGGCCGACGTGAACGGCACGGGCCCTGTGATCGACTTCTACTTCCACGGCGGCCGCCTCCCGGCCGAGCTGTCGCTCACGCGCAGCACGGAGCACGACGACGACGGCCTGTTCGCCCTCGCCGACCTGGAGTCCACCCCGCTGACGAACCAGCCGGAGACCCTGACCGCCCTGCACACCGCCGCACTGACCGGCACGGCCGTATGCCTGCGGGAAGGCCTGCCCCAGTGA
- a CDS encoding serine hydrolase domain-containing protein translates to MAAVVLAALALSLGPLGTPSSPAGTPLPPDRLRQEATGALESTRAVSVHVRVREGRHTVEASAGEAALGTGRPVPNGAHFRAASVTKSFVAATVLQLAAERRLSPHDTVERWLPGLVQGHGNDGSRITIRHLLQHTSGLHDYDSTELTGRTAPEFERRRFDHIATERLVAAALRHAPDFPPADPADPEPRWNYSNTGYHLLGAVIEKVTGRPWAEEVEDRIVRRLGLRGTRVPGDDPSLPKPYAHTYHRFAGSARYTDTTVRNMAWAGTAGALVSTSRDLDRFFTALLTGELLPPRELAAMRTTVPSNEEHQRFTPGLRYGLGLMRQPLPCGGSRWGHHGDLEGTFVRTGFTADGRRSVVVTVNGRTTDDTQLLTAEKALQGLIDRMLCRR, encoded by the coding sequence ATGGCAGCAGTCGTCCTGGCTGCTCTCGCGCTCTCCTTGGGCCCCCTCGGCACGCCCTCGTCCCCGGCCGGCACGCCTCTCCCGCCGGACCGGTTGCGGCAGGAGGCGACCGGAGCCCTGGAATCCACCCGGGCGGTCAGCGTCCATGTCCGCGTCCGGGAGGGCCGGCACACCGTCGAGGCAAGCGCCGGCGAGGCCGCCCTCGGCACCGGCCGGCCCGTGCCGAACGGTGCGCACTTCCGGGCCGCCAGCGTCACGAAGTCCTTCGTGGCCGCGACCGTGCTGCAACTGGCCGCCGAGCGCCGGCTGTCCCCGCACGACACGGTGGAACGATGGCTGCCCGGCCTGGTCCAGGGACACGGCAACGACGGCAGCCGCATCACCATCAGACACCTGCTCCAGCACACCAGCGGCCTGCACGACTACGACTCCACCGAGCTGACCGGCCGTACGGCCCCGGAGTTCGAGCGCAGGCGCTTCGACCACATCGCCACCGAACGCCTCGTCGCCGCCGCGCTGCGGCACGCCCCGGACTTCCCCCCTGCCGACCCCGCCGACCCCGAGCCCCGCTGGAACTACTCCAACACCGGCTACCACCTCCTGGGCGCCGTCATCGAGAAGGTCACGGGACGTCCCTGGGCCGAGGAGGTGGAGGACCGGATCGTCCGCCGGCTGGGGCTGCGCGGCACCCGCGTCCCGGGAGACGACCCCTCCCTGCCGAAGCCGTACGCCCACACCTACCACCGGTTCGCCGGATCCGCCCGCTACACCGACACCACCGTCCGGAACATGGCGTGGGCCGGTACCGCAGGCGCGCTGGTCTCCACCTCCCGCGACCTGGACCGGTTCTTCACGGCCCTGCTCACCGGCGAACTGCTGCCGCCCCGGGAACTCGCCGCGATGCGCACCACCGTCCCGAGCAATGAGGAGCACCAGAGGTTCACGCCCGGACTGCGTTACGGCCTCGGCCTGATGCGGCAGCCGTTGCCGTGCGGCGGCAGCCGCTGGGGCCACCACGGCGACCTCGAAGGCACGTTCGTCAGAACGGGCTTCACCGCCGACGGAAGACGGTCGGTGGTCGTCACGGTCAACGGCCGCACCACGGACGACACCCAGCTCCTCACCGCCGAGAAGGCCCTGCAGGGGCTCATCGACCGGATGTTGTGCCGACGGTGA
- a CDS encoding ROK family transcriptional regulator: MTGQPGRTGQRAGRGAGQASAGELLELVRSRRAVTRGALQQATGLSRATVGQRLDRLFRAGWLREGAGGPVDSPLGGRPSITLEFDDEHAVVLAADLDTRHARAAVLSLSGEILAEHSGTLVVEDGPDAVLGELGRWFAELLEKAGCPAESVCGVGLAVPGPVDTESGRVVQPPIMPGWDGYGIRARLSRALTEHTGAAAVPVLVDNDANLMAYGEQRTGYPDCSAFVLVKVSTGIGAGVVVDGSVFRGIDGGAGDIGHIRVPEGAQALCRCGSYGCLAAVASGGAVARRLAEAGVPAASGSDVRDLLASGHPEAVGLAREAGRRVGDVLATVVTLLNPGVLMIAGDLAGTPFLTGVRELLYQRALPRSTAHLDVVTSRLGERAGLVGAGAMVVEHLYAPERVEERLRALGV, encoded by the coding sequence ATGACCGGACAGCCCGGAAGAACGGGACAGAGGGCGGGGCGAGGAGCGGGCCAGGCCAGCGCCGGCGAACTGCTCGAACTGGTGCGCAGTCGCCGCGCGGTGACCCGGGGCGCGCTCCAGCAGGCGACCGGACTGTCCCGGGCCACCGTCGGGCAGCGGCTCGACCGGCTGTTCCGCGCGGGCTGGCTGCGCGAGGGCGCCGGGGGTCCGGTGGATTCCCCGCTGGGCGGACGCCCCTCCATCACCCTGGAATTCGACGACGAGCACGCGGTGGTCCTGGCCGCCGACCTCGACACCCGGCACGCGCGGGCGGCCGTGCTGTCGCTGAGCGGCGAGATCCTCGCCGAGCACTCCGGCACCCTGGTCGTCGAGGACGGGCCGGACGCCGTGCTCGGCGAACTCGGCCGCTGGTTCGCCGAGCTGCTGGAGAAGGCGGGCTGCCCGGCCGAGTCGGTGTGCGGGGTCGGGCTCGCGGTGCCCGGCCCGGTCGACACCGAGTCCGGCCGTGTCGTCCAGCCGCCGATCATGCCCGGCTGGGACGGCTACGGCATACGGGCCCGGCTGTCCCGGGCCCTCACCGAGCACACCGGCGCCGCCGCCGTGCCCGTGCTGGTGGACAACGACGCCAACCTCATGGCGTACGGCGAACAGCGCACCGGCTATCCCGACTGCTCCGCCTTCGTGCTGGTCAAGGTCTCCACCGGCATCGGCGCCGGGGTCGTGGTGGACGGCTCGGTGTTCCGGGGCATCGACGGCGGCGCCGGGGACATCGGGCACATCCGGGTGCCAGAGGGCGCCCAGGCGCTGTGCCGGTGCGGTTCGTACGGCTGTCTGGCCGCCGTCGCGAGCGGCGGGGCGGTGGCGCGACGGCTGGCGGAGGCCGGGGTGCCGGCGGCCTCCGGCTCGGATGTGCGGGACCTGCTGGCGTCCGGGCACCCCGAGGCGGTCGGTCTCGCCCGGGAGGCCGGGCGCCGGGTCGGGGACGTCCTGGCGACCGTCGTGACCCTGCTGAACCCCGGCGTGCTGATGATCGCCGGGGATCTGGCCGGAACTCCCTTCCTGACAGGGGTGCGCGAACTGCTCTACCAGCGGGCGCTGCCCCGCTCCACGGCTCATCTGGACGTGGTGACCTCACGGCTCGGCGAGCGAGCGGGCCTGGTGGGAGCGGGTGCGATGGTCGTCGAGCACCTGTACGCCCCCGAGCGGGTCGAGGAGCGGCTGCGGGCGCTCGGCGTGTGA
- the ppdK gene encoding pyruvate, phosphate dikinase, producing MSENKDLPVAEQAASVEGVKFVYDFTEGNKDLKDLLGGKGANLAEMTNLGLPVPPGFTITTEACKVYLDSGEEPAALRDEVSAHLDALEARMGKKLGQADDPLLVSVRSGAKFSMPGMMDTVLNIGLSDKSVQGLAKQAGDDRFAWDSYRRLIQMFGKTVLGVDGELFEDALEAAKAAKKVTVDTELEASDLKKLVTKFKKIVKTEAGRDFPQSPREQMDLAIHAVFDSWNTDRAKLYRRQERIPHDLGTAVNVCSMVFGNLGPDSGTGVAFTRDPASGHQGVYGDYLQNAQGEDVVAGIRNTVPLADLEQIDKKSYDQLMQIMETLENHYKDLCDIEFTIERGVLWMLQTRVGKRTAGAAFRIATQLVDQGLIDEAEALTRVNGAQLAQLMFPRFDEDAKVSQVGRGIAASPGAAVGKAVFDSYTAVKWSRSGEKVILIRRETNPDDLDGMIAAEGILTSRGGKTSHAAVVARGMGKTCVCGAEELEVDTKRRRMTVPGGHVVEEGDVVSIDGSSGKVYLGEVPVVPSPVVEYFEGRMHPGADDADELVEAVHRMMAFADRKRRLRVRANADNAEDALRARRFGAQGIGLCRTEHMFLGDRRELVERLILADTQAEREESLKELLPLQKQDFVQLFESMDGLPVTIRLLDPPLHEFLPDITELSVRVALAESRQEPHENELRLLQAVHRLHEQNPMLGLRGVRLGLVIPGLFTMQVRAIAEAAAERKAAKGDPRAEIMIPLVGTVQELEIVREEADQVIAEVEAASGAQLKLSIGTMIELPRAALTAGQIAEAAQFFSFGTNDLTQTVWGFSRDDVEASFFTAYLEKGIFGVSPFETIDKDGVGSLVKLAAKAGRETRPDLKLGVCGEHGGDPESVHFFHEVGLDYVSCSPFRIPVARLEAGRAAVQSQGSDHR from the coding sequence GTGTCGGAAAACAAAGATCTCCCGGTAGCCGAGCAGGCCGCGAGCGTTGAGGGCGTGAAGTTCGTTTACGACTTCACCGAGGGCAACAAGGACCTCAAGGACCTCCTCGGCGGCAAGGGCGCGAACCTTGCCGAGATGACGAACCTGGGCCTGCCGGTCCCTCCCGGCTTCACGATCACCACCGAGGCCTGCAAGGTCTACCTCGACAGCGGCGAGGAGCCGGCGGCACTGCGTGACGAGGTGAGTGCGCACCTCGACGCCCTAGAGGCCCGCATGGGCAAGAAGCTCGGCCAGGCGGACGACCCGCTGCTGGTGTCGGTGCGCTCCGGTGCCAAGTTCTCCATGCCCGGCATGATGGACACCGTCCTCAACATCGGCCTCTCCGACAAGTCGGTGCAGGGCCTCGCCAAGCAGGCCGGCGACGACCGGTTCGCCTGGGACTCCTACCGCCGCCTCATCCAGATGTTCGGCAAGACCGTCCTCGGCGTCGACGGGGAGCTCTTCGAGGACGCGCTGGAGGCGGCGAAGGCGGCCAAGAAGGTCACGGTCGACACCGAGCTGGAGGCGTCCGACCTCAAGAAGCTCGTCACCAAGTTCAAGAAGATCGTCAAGACCGAGGCCGGCCGGGACTTCCCGCAGAGCCCGCGCGAGCAGATGGACCTCGCCATCCACGCGGTCTTCGACTCCTGGAACACCGACCGCGCCAAGCTCTACCGCCGCCAGGAGCGCATCCCGCACGACCTGGGCACGGCCGTCAACGTCTGTTCCATGGTCTTCGGCAACCTCGGCCCCGACTCCGGCACCGGCGTCGCCTTCACCCGCGACCCCGCCTCCGGCCACCAGGGCGTCTACGGCGACTACCTGCAGAACGCGCAGGGCGAGGACGTCGTCGCGGGCATCCGCAACACCGTGCCGCTCGCCGATCTGGAGCAGATCGACAAGAAGTCGTACGACCAGCTGATGCAGATCATGGAGACGCTGGAGAACCACTACAAGGATCTCTGCGACATCGAGTTCACGATCGAGCGCGGTGTGCTGTGGATGCTCCAGACCCGCGTCGGCAAGCGCACCGCGGGCGCGGCCTTCCGTATCGCCACCCAGCTCGTGGACCAGGGTCTGATCGACGAGGCCGAGGCGCTCACCCGCGTCAACGGCGCCCAGCTCGCGCAGCTGATGTTCCCGCGCTTCGACGAGGACGCCAAGGTCTCGCAGGTCGGCCGGGGCATCGCGGCCTCGCCGGGCGCGGCGGTCGGCAAGGCGGTCTTCGACTCCTACACCGCCGTGAAGTGGTCGCGTTCGGGCGAGAAGGTCATCCTCATCCGCCGCGAGACCAACCCCGACGACCTGGACGGCATGATCGCCGCCGAGGGCATCCTGACCTCGCGCGGCGGCAAGACCTCCCACGCGGCCGTCGTCGCGCGCGGCATGGGCAAGACCTGTGTCTGCGGCGCCGAGGAGCTGGAGGTCGACACCAAGCGCCGCCGGATGACCGTCCCGGGCGGGCACGTCGTCGAGGAGGGAGACGTCGTCTCCATCGACGGTTCCTCCGGCAAGGTCTACCTCGGTGAGGTGCCGGTCGTGCCCTCGCCGGTCGTGGAGTACTTCGAGGGCCGGATGCACCCGGGCGCCGACGACGCCGACGAGCTGGTCGAGGCCGTGCACCGCATGATGGCCTTCGCCGACCGCAAGCGCCGGCTGCGGGTGCGCGCCAACGCGGACAACGCCGAGGACGCGCTGCGCGCCCGCCGCTTCGGTGCCCAGGGCATCGGCCTGTGCCGCACCGAGCACATGTTCCTCGGCGACCGGCGCGAGCTGGTGGAGCGGCTGATCCTCGCCGACACCCAGGCCGAGCGCGAGGAGTCCCTCAAGGAGCTGCTCCCGCTCCAGAAGCAGGACTTCGTCCAGCTCTTCGAGTCGATGGACGGCCTGCCGGTCACCATCCGCCTGCTGGACCCGCCGCTGCACGAGTTCCTGCCCGACATCACGGAACTCTCCGTCCGTGTCGCCCTCGCGGAGTCCCGCCAGGAGCCGCACGAGAACGAACTCCGCCTGCTCCAGGCCGTTCACCGCCTGCACGAGCAGAACCCGATGCTGGGTCTGCGCGGCGTCCGTCTCGGCCTGGTCATCCCCGGCCTGTTCACCATGCAGGTCCGGGCGATCGCCGAGGCCGCGGCCGAGCGCAAGGCCGCCAAGGGCGACCCGCGCGCCGAGATCATGATCCCGCTCGTCGGCACGGTGCAGGAGCTGGAGATCGTGCGCGAGGAGGCCGACCAGGTCATCGCCGAGGTGGAGGCGGCCTCGGGCGCGCAGCTCAAGCTGTCCATCGGCACGATGATCGAGCTGCCGCGCGCCGCCCTGACCGCCGGTCAGATCGCCGAGGCCGCGCAGTTCTTCTCCTTCGGCACGAACGACCTGACCCAGACGGTGTGGGGCTTCAGCCGGGACGACGTGGAGGCCTCGTTCTTCACGGCGTACCTGGAGAAGGGCATCTTCGGCGTCTCCCCCTTCGAGACGATCGACAAGGACGGCGTCGGCTCCCTGGTCAAGCTCGCCGCCAAGGCCGGCCGCGAGACCCGCCCCGACCTCAAGCTCGGCGTCTGCGGCGAGCACGGCGGCGACCCGGAGTCGGTCCACTTCTTCCACGAGGTCGGACTCGACTACGTCTCCTGCTCCCCGTTCCGCATCCCGGTGGCCCGCCTGGAGGCCGGCCGCGCGGCGGTCCAGTCCCAGGGCAGCGACCACCGCTGA
- a CDS encoding sensor histidine kinase: protein MTRRLLLSYLSLAALVLLCLEIPLGFVYSRGERERVVNAAKDEAESVSAYAALSLAEGRGERDLPARVTHCAQRIGGKVVIVDASGASLATSHPRDPAMSGNLAARPGIAAALRGTSTVDVRTSTIGGVEYLSVAAPVGQEARPVGAVWLTVPTRMVHERVHHVWLLLALGGFAVLTAVTLVGFAFARWMGRPIRELELATHELAEGGGRFTPVTITKGPPEVRSLAAAFNHTAARFAHLLASQRAFAGEASHQLKTPLAALRLRLENLEPDIAARARGSLTAALTETDRLARMVEHLLAMARLEEHAAIPAAVDLGALCTERHRTWQPLFAREDVSLVLFAGSVGPVLAVPGAVEQIMDNLLSNALRASPSGSTVTIELRLQAPSRRALRDSRPRWVDLHVTDEGPGMTEEQRARAFDRFWRAPGAPKGGTGLGLALVQRLAHASGGEATLHAAATGGLDVVIRLPSVRPPAEGPGPGGDRSRRPRREAPALPA from the coding sequence GTGACTCGCCGGCTGCTGCTCAGCTACCTCAGCCTCGCCGCGCTGGTGCTGCTCTGCCTGGAGATCCCGCTGGGCTTCGTCTACTCGCGCGGCGAGCGGGAGCGGGTGGTCAACGCGGCGAAGGACGAGGCCGAGTCGGTCTCCGCGTACGCGGCGCTGTCCCTCGCGGAGGGCCGGGGCGAGCGGGACCTGCCCGCGCGGGTGACGCACTGCGCGCAGCGCATCGGCGGGAAGGTGGTGATCGTCGACGCCTCGGGCGCCTCACTCGCCACCTCCCACCCCAGGGACCCCGCGATGTCCGGCAATCTGGCCGCTCGGCCGGGCATCGCGGCAGCCTTGCGAGGCACCTCGACGGTGGACGTCCGCACCTCCACCATCGGCGGCGTCGAGTATCTGTCGGTGGCGGCGCCGGTCGGCCAGGAGGCGCGGCCGGTGGGCGCGGTGTGGCTGACGGTGCCCACGCGCATGGTGCACGAGCGCGTCCACCATGTGTGGCTGCTGCTCGCCCTGGGCGGTTTCGCCGTGCTGACGGCGGTCACCCTGGTCGGTTTCGCCTTCGCCCGCTGGATGGGGCGCCCCATCCGCGAACTGGAGCTGGCGACGCACGAGTTGGCCGAGGGCGGTGGCCGGTTCACCCCGGTGACGATCACGAAGGGCCCGCCGGAAGTGCGGAGTCTGGCCGCGGCGTTCAACCACACCGCGGCCCGGTTCGCGCATCTGCTGGCCTCCCAGCGGGCGTTCGCGGGCGAGGCGTCGCATCAGCTGAAGACGCCGCTGGCGGCGCTGCGGCTGCGTCTGGAGAACCTGGAGCCGGACATCGCCGCCCGGGCCCGGGGCAGCCTCACCGCCGCCCTCACGGAGACGGACCGGCTCGCCCGGATGGTCGAGCACCTGCTGGCGATGGCCCGGCTGGAGGAGCACGCGGCCATCCCCGCCGCCGTCGACCTGGGCGCGCTCTGCACGGAACGGCACCGCACCTGGCAGCCCCTGTTCGCGCGGGAGGACGTCTCCCTCGTGCTCTTCGCGGGGAGCGTGGGCCCGGTCCTCGCGGTGCCGGGAGCGGTGGAGCAGATCATGGACAACCTGCTCTCCAACGCGCTGCGGGCGTCCCCGTCCGGCAGCACCGTCACCATCGAGCTGCGTCTGCAGGCCCCCTCCCGCCGGGCCCTGCGGGACAGCCGCCCCCGCTGGGTCGACCTGCATGTCACCGATGAGGGCCCGGGCATGACGGAGGAGCAGCGCGCCCGCGCCTTCGACCGCTTCTGGCGCGCGCCGGGCGCTCCGAAGGGCGGTACGGGGCTCGGTCTCGCCCTGGTGCAGCGGCTCGCCCACGCCAGCGGCGGCGAGGCGACCCTGCACGCGGCGGCGACGGGTGGCCTGGACGTGGTGATCCGGCTGCCGTCCGTACGCCCGCCGGCCGAGGGGCCCGGTCCGGGCGGCGACCGCTCCAGGAGGCCGAGACGGGAGGCACCGGCGCTGCCGGCGTGA
- a CDS encoding alkaline phosphatase PhoX, with protein MERRSLLRAAVIGGASAALGGTLWRGAAHAAPAQPGPGPYGAPGSPDANGIRLPSGFTSRVIARSGQRVGSTSYTWHNAPDGGACYADGTGWIYVSNSEINPSGGASAVKFSSAGAITGAYRVLSGTRQNCAGGRTPWNTWLSCEEVDRGYVYETDPWGVNAAVRRDAMGRFKHEAAAADPVRKVIYLTEDETNGRFYRFVPAAWGTLSSGTLQVMVAGSATSGSFTWADVPDPDGSPTATRSQVSGSKSFNGGEGCHYADNTVWFTTKGDNRVWQLNLLNNTYELAYDDSLVSGTAPLTGVDNITGASSGDLFVAEDGGTMEICVITPDDIVAPFLRVDGQSGSEITGPAFSPDGTRLYFSSQRGTSGSSSGGITYEVKGPFRS; from the coding sequence GTGGAACGTCGTAGCCTCCTGCGTGCGGCCGTCATCGGCGGCGCTTCGGCCGCGTTGGGCGGAACCCTGTGGCGCGGCGCCGCCCACGCGGCCCCGGCCCAGCCCGGCCCCGGCCCCTACGGGGCGCCGGGTTCCCCGGACGCCAACGGCATCAGACTCCCGAGCGGCTTCACCAGCCGCGTGATCGCCCGCTCCGGCCAGCGGGTCGGGAGCACCTCGTACACCTGGCACAACGCCCCGGACGGCGGCGCCTGTTACGCCGACGGCACGGGCTGGATCTATGTCTCCAACTCCGAGATCAACCCGTCGGGCGGCGCGAGTGCGGTGAAGTTCTCGTCGGCGGGCGCGATCACGGGCGCGTACCGCGTCCTGTCCGGAACCCGCCAGAACTGCGCGGGCGGCAGGACGCCGTGGAACACCTGGCTGTCCTGCGAGGAGGTGGACCGGGGCTACGTCTACGAGACGGACCCCTGGGGCGTGAACGCGGCGGTGCGCCGGGACGCCATGGGCCGCTTCAAGCACGAGGCGGCGGCCGCCGACCCGGTGCGCAAGGTGATCTACCTGACCGAGGACGAGACCAACGGCCGCTTCTACCGCTTCGTCCCGGCCGCTTGGGGCACCCTGTCGTCCGGCACGCTCCAGGTCATGGTCGCGGGCAGCGCCACGAGCGGCTCCTTCACCTGGGCCGACGTCCCCGACCCGGACGGCTCCCCCACCGCCACCCGCTCCCAGGTCTCCGGCTCCAAGTCCTTCAACGGCGGCGAGGGCTGCCACTACGCGGACAACACCGTCTGGTTCACGACCAAGGGCGACAACCGCGTCTGGCAGCTCAACCTGCTGAACAACACATACGAACTGGCCTACGACGACTCCCTCGTGAGCGGCACGGCTCCCCTCACCGGCGTCGACAACATCACCGGCGCCTCCTCCGGTGACCTCTTCGTCGCCGAGGACGGCGGCACTATGGAGATCTGCGTCATCACCCCGGACGACATCGTCGCCCCGTTCCTGCGCGTCGACGGCCAGTCGGGCTCGGAGATCACGGGCCCGGCGTTCTCCCCGGACGGCACCCGCCTGTACTTCTCCAGCCAGCGCGGCACGAGCGGCAGCTCGTCGGGAGGCATCACCTACGAGGTGAAGGGCCCGTTCCGCTCGTAG